A stretch of the Flavobacterium sp. 5 genome encodes the following:
- a CDS encoding 3'-5' exonuclease, translating to MLDWLKNINKEHPEFWKTYLSKFEQKSKRYVVFTTETSGLNPESDVILSIGSFAIINNRIHIGDNFESILLQYKFFHDNGLSNEFILESKMKKLSEPEAMHAFIEYIGNAILIGHHVDFDVDMINNALIRLGCGRLKNEALDIDVMYRKLVDINDKQFSLDELSEIFKLPKSYRNSPSEDAYTIALLFLKLKKRLGIK from the coding sequence ATGCTTGATTGGCTAAAAAACATAAACAAAGAACATCCAGAATTTTGGAAAACTTATCTTTCTAAGTTTGAGCAAAAATCAAAACGATACGTTGTATTTACAACTGAAACTTCTGGCTTAAATCCCGAAAGTGATGTCATATTATCAATTGGATCATTTGCAATAATTAACAACCGAATTCATATCGGAGATAATTTTGAATCTATTTTGCTTCAATACAAATTTTTTCATGACAACGGACTTTCAAATGAATTTATCCTTGAAAGTAAAATGAAAAAATTAAGTGAACCCGAAGCAATGCATGCCTTTATAGAATATATCGGAAATGCTATTTTAATAGGCCATCATGTTGATTTTGATGTTGACATGATTAATAATGCCTTGATAAGATTAGGATGTGGTCGATTAAAAAATGAAGCCTTAGATATTGATGTCATGTATCGAAAACTTGTAGATATAAATGACAAGCAGTTTTCACTAGACGAACTATCCGAAATTTTCAAACTACCAAAAAGTTATCGCAATTCCCCTTCGGAAGATGCTTACACTATTGCTCTATTATTTTTAAAGTTGAAAAAAAGATTAGGAATTAAATAA
- a CDS encoding type III polyketide synthase has translation MNVKIKCVAKQLPKFSRSTEEILPFLDIWLEGQEDRFIRKVKKIFEGAAVDKRYSIMDPIAVFENTSFEDKNDIYCREVIILGEKVLDKALKKAEWLSEELDFIITVSCTGIMIPSLDAYLINSLKLRQDIVRLPVTEMGCAAGISGIIYAKNFLKANPGKKAAVIAVESPTATFQLNDFSMANIVSAAIFGDGAACVLLSSVEEEEGVEIIDEEMYHFYDNIDMMGFKLTNSGLQMVLDIEVPNTIASHFEAIVHPFLEKNSLKIKDIDHLIFHPGGKKIIQIVEELFFDYGKNIDDTKEVLKLYGNMSSATVLYVLERFMDKKPQKGSKGLMLSFGPGFSAQRVLLGF, from the coding sequence ATGAACGTAAAAATAAAATGTGTTGCGAAGCAGTTGCCTAAGTTTTCAAGGAGTACTGAAGAGATTCTTCCTTTTTTGGATATTTGGTTAGAAGGGCAAGAAGATCGTTTTATTCGAAAAGTAAAGAAAATTTTTGAAGGTGCTGCAGTTGATAAACGGTATTCTATAATGGATCCTATAGCTGTTTTTGAAAATACTTCTTTTGAGGATAAAAATGATATTTACTGTAGAGAAGTAATTATTCTGGGAGAAAAAGTATTAGATAAAGCGTTAAAAAAAGCTGAGTGGTTATCAGAGGAGTTAGATTTTATTATTACTGTAAGTTGTACCGGTATCATGATTCCTTCATTAGATGCCTATTTGATTAATAGTTTGAAATTGAGACAGGATATTGTAAGATTGCCGGTTACAGAAATGGGTTGTGCAGCGGGAATTTCGGGAATTATCTACGCGAAAAATTTCCTAAAAGCGAACCCTGGTAAAAAAGCCGCTGTTATTGCTGTAGAAAGTCCTACAGCTACGTTTCAATTGAATGATTTTTCAATGGCAAACATTGTAAGTGCAGCTATTTTTGGTGATGGAGCAGCATGTGTATTGCTTTCTTCGGTTGAAGAGGAAGAGGGGGTTGAAATTATTGACGAAGAAATGTATCATTTTTATGATAATATTGATATGATGGGGTTTAAACTTACAAATTCTGGATTGCAAATGGTTTTGGATATTGAAGTACCAAATACTATCGCTTCTCATTTTGAAGCTATTGTGCATCCTTTTTTGGAAAAAAACAGTTTAAAAATAAAGGATATTGATCATTTAATTTTTCACCCAGGAGGAAAAAAAATTATACAAATTGTAGAAGAGCTCTTTTTTGATTATGGAAAAAACATTGATGACACGAAAGAGGTTTTAAAATTATATGGGAATATGTCAAGCGCAACTGTATTGTATGTTTTAGAGCGATTTATGGATAAAAAACCTCAAAAAGGATCAAAAGGCTTGATGTTGAGTTTTGGGCCTGGATTTTCGGCTCAAAGAGTGTTATTGGGGTTCTAG
- a CDS encoding DUF294 nucleotidyltransferase-like domain-containing protein: MNTIAENIADFLKVYPPFDNLTFQELSVIATNIRVLNLEKNETLFQINDKLHDCFYVVSSGTIHLSVIADAEETLLNKCHSGDVFGLRPFFAKNNYMMTAKSREESIVYAIPIATFRPFVANNPDVLNFLLESFATNTWNPKEKENLRGKLATDNVFYIDQKSEMQYFQSLTYNRSPLIATINDVAKDIAFLMTENLSSSVVICDNHLPIGIVTHTDMCSKIATGQFPLTVTMKTIMSSPVVTVVENISLAEAQLMMLKNNVTHLCVTLDGTDKSVVKGMISEHDLIIAQANNPGVLIKEIKRASNAKELKNLRERLTELIQNSIHKNIPLSNIYNIASEINSAILKRAVELSILDLGSPPARFVWLSIGSQGRKEQLLLTDQDSILIFEDVLPDKYRDVRDYFLKLGKKTTATLEKVGYELCPNGHMASNMLWCKSLTDWTKQYDSWMNTPGENSNDLSSIFFDLELVFGEKKIFEAIENVIEKNLEDNSLFFDFLGNDALRKNSPLTFFKKFAVEEEEPHKDEFDIKTKALMPLIDGARLFALHFNIKGLNNTYLRFKQLAIIDSKNSDTYLNCAEAFLTLSKFRVNEGLKNENAGQFINLKELTKLDKEKLKNALAPMKELEELIKSNFKLTQFS; this comes from the coding sequence ATGAATACAATTGCCGAAAATATAGCTGATTTTTTAAAGGTATACCCACCTTTTGATAACTTGACTTTTCAAGAATTGTCTGTAATAGCTACAAATATTAGAGTTTTAAATTTGGAGAAGAACGAAACTTTATTCCAAATAAATGACAAACTACACGATTGTTTCTATGTTGTGTCTTCTGGTACAATTCATTTATCTGTTATTGCTGATGCTGAAGAAACACTTTTAAATAAGTGTCATTCTGGTGATGTTTTCGGACTAAGACCTTTTTTTGCTAAAAATAATTACATGATGACTGCTAAATCTCGTGAAGAAAGTATTGTATATGCTATTCCTATTGCGACATTTAGACCTTTTGTAGCTAATAATCCAGATGTACTTAACTTTCTTTTAGAAAGCTTTGCTACAAATACTTGGAATCCAAAAGAAAAAGAAAATTTAAGAGGTAAATTAGCTACTGATAATGTATTTTACATTGACCAAAAGTCAGAAATGCAATATTTTCAGTCTTTAACCTATAATAGATCACCACTAATAGCAACGATTAATGATGTAGCAAAGGACATTGCATTTCTAATGACCGAAAATCTCTCGTCTAGTGTTGTGATTTGCGATAACCATTTACCTATTGGAATCGTTACTCATACTGATATGTGCTCCAAAATTGCTACGGGACAATTTCCATTAACAGTAACTATGAAAACTATTATGTCTTCGCCTGTAGTAACTGTTGTTGAAAATATTTCATTGGCTGAAGCGCAACTCATGATGTTGAAAAATAATGTAACTCACTTATGTGTTACTTTAGACGGAACAGATAAATCTGTTGTCAAAGGAATGATTTCCGAACATGATTTAATTATTGCACAGGCCAATAATCCAGGTGTTCTAATCAAAGAAATTAAAAGAGCATCTAATGCTAAAGAACTTAAAAATCTTAGAGAACGCTTAACTGAATTGATTCAAAATTCAATTCATAAAAATATACCACTTTCAAATATTTACAATATCGCGAGCGAAATAAATTCAGCTATTTTAAAACGCGCAGTCGAATTGTCAATATTAGACCTAGGTTCACCTCCTGCTCGATTTGTTTGGCTAAGCATTGGAAGCCAAGGAAGAAAAGAACAATTATTACTTACAGATCAAGATAGTATTTTAATCTTTGAAGATGTTTTACCGGACAAATACAGAGATGTAAGAGATTACTTTTTGAAATTAGGAAAAAAGACAACTGCAACACTAGAAAAAGTAGGTTATGAATTGTGTCCAAATGGACATATGGCAAGTAATATGCTTTGGTGTAAATCATTGACTGACTGGACTAAGCAATATGATAGCTGGATGAATACTCCAGGTGAAAATAGCAATGATCTGAGTAGTATTTTCTTTGATTTAGAACTCGTTTTTGGTGAGAAAAAAATATTTGAAGCTATCGAAAATGTAATTGAAAAAAATTTAGAGGACAATTCTTTGTTTTTTGATTTTCTAGGCAATGACGCCTTAAGAAAAAATTCGCCCCTTACTTTTTTTAAGAAATTTGCTGTAGAAGAAGAAGAACCACACAAAGACGAATTTGACATTAAAACAAAAGCTTTAATGCCATTAATTGATGGCGCTAGGTTATTTGCTTTACATTTTAACATCAAAGGATTAAACAATACCTATTTACGCTTTAAACAATTAGCAATTATTGATTCCAAAAATTCTGACACTTATCTTAATTGCGCGGAAGCATTTTTAACTTTATCAAAGTTTAGAGTAAATGAAGGGCTAAAAAACGAAAATGCAGGTCAATTCATTAATTTGAAAGAATTAACAAAATTAGACAAAGAAAAATTAAAGAATGCCTTAGCCCCAATGAAAGAACTCGAAGAGTTAATTAAAAGTAATTTCAAACTAACGCAATTTTCATAA
- a CDS encoding NAD(P)/FAD-dependent oxidoreductase has protein sequence MNIIKGIVIVGGGLAGLTAAIHLSKIGLKVILIEKNEYPKHKVCGEYISNEIVPYLNWLSLDISQLNPTQISKLDFSTADGELIQCNLPLGGFGVSRYALDDFLYRKAIQNGCEIIQDSVDDIVYKNDFFTISTLNNRTITAGIVIGAFGKRSNIDQKLKREFITKKSYWLAVKAHYSGEYSNELVGLHNFKGGYCGVSKVENDAVNICYLASYDSFKKYKSIEDFQNQVVVKNPYLKLIFDTSELLFDTPLTISQISFDAKNTVENHILMIGDTAGLIHPLCGNGMAMAIHSAKIVSELIEKLHKNEIKSRKQLEKRYIKEWNLNFKKRLRMGRFLTFILQKQKTSAFLMKIMIKFPKLLPIIIKRTHGKLIVVND, from the coding sequence ATGAATATTATCAAAGGGATTGTAATTGTTGGAGGAGGATTAGCTGGACTTACGGCGGCAATACATTTGTCAAAAATTGGACTTAAAGTTATTTTAATTGAGAAAAATGAATATCCAAAGCATAAGGTTTGTGGAGAGTATATTTCAAATGAAATTGTACCTTATTTAAATTGGCTTTCATTGGATATTTCTCAATTAAATCCTACTCAAATTTCAAAGCTAGATTTTTCTACTGCCGATGGTGAATTAATTCAATGTAATTTACCTCTTGGCGGATTTGGGGTTAGTCGCTATGCTTTGGATGATTTCCTTTATAGAAAAGCAATTCAGAATGGTTGTGAAATCATACAGGATAGTGTAGATGATATTGTTTATAAAAATGATTTTTTTACAATTTCTACTTTGAATAACAGAACGATTACAGCTGGAATTGTAATTGGTGCTTTCGGAAAGAGATCTAATATAGATCAAAAATTAAAACGTGAATTTATTACTAAGAAATCGTATTGGTTGGCAGTAAAAGCTCATTATTCAGGTGAATATTCTAATGAATTAGTAGGATTGCACAATTTTAAAGGAGGGTATTGTGGTGTTTCAAAGGTAGAGAATGACGCTGTAAATATTTGTTATTTGGCTAGTTATGATTCATTTAAAAAATATAAAAGTATTGAAGATTTTCAAAATCAGGTTGTAGTTAAGAATCCATATTTAAAATTAATTTTTGATACTAGTGAATTACTTTTTGATACTCCTCTAACAATTAGTCAAATATCATTTGATGCTAAAAACACGGTAGAAAATCATATTTTGATGATTGGTGATACTGCTGGTTTGATTCATCCTTTATGCGGAAACGGTATGGCTATGGCTATTCATAGTGCTAAAATTGTTTCTGAACTGATAGAAAAATTACATAAAAATGAAATAAAATCTAGAAAGCAATTGGAAAAGAGATACATAAAGGAATGGAATCTGAACTTTAAAAAAAGATTAAGAATGGGGCGTTTTTTAACATTTATATTACAAAAACAAAAAACTAGTGCTTTTTTGATGAAAATAATGATTAAATTCCCAAAGTTATTACCAATTATAATAAAGAGAACTCATGGTAAGTTAATAGTTGTAAATGATTAG
- a CDS encoding 3-hydroxyacyl-ACP dehydratase FabZ family protein, whose protein sequence is MDIISKLPYSKPFLFVDKIIEISEDGVVGEYFFDENLDFYKGHFKDNPVTPGVILIEVMAQIGLVCLGIYLLKEKINLKTAICLTSTDIEFLKAVFPKEKVTVISEKIYFRFGKLKCKVSMKNEKDEIVCNGIISGMMV, encoded by the coding sequence ATGGATATAATATCAAAATTACCTTATTCTAAGCCGTTTTTGTTTGTTGATAAGATTATCGAAATTAGTGAAGATGGAGTAGTGGGGGAATATTTTTTTGATGAGAATTTGGATTTCTACAAAGGCCATTTTAAAGACAATCCAGTTACACCAGGAGTTATTTTGATAGAAGTTATGGCACAAATTGGATTAGTGTGTTTAGGTATCTATTTGTTAAAAGAAAAAATAAATTTAAAAACTGCAATTTGTTTAACATCAACCGATATTGAATTTTTAAAAGCAGTTTTCCCTAAGGAGAAAGTTACTGTGATTTCGGAAAAAATCTATTTCAGATTTGGAAAGTTAAAGTGTAAAGTAAGTATGAAAAATGAAAAGGATGAAATAGTTTGTAATGGGATAATTTCGGGAATGATGGTTTAA
- the dnaX gene encoding DNA polymerase III subunit gamma/tau: protein MEQFVVSARKYRPQTFKDVVGQKAITNTLLNAIESNHLASALLFTGPRGVGKTTCARILARKINQPGYDDPNEDFAFNVFELDAASNNSVDDIRNLIDQVRIPPQTGQYKVYIIDEVHMLSSAAFNAFLKTLEEPPKHAIFILATTEKHKIIPTILSRCQIFDFKRITVKDAKEHLAEVATSQGVFFEDDALHIIAQKADGAMRDALSIFDRVVSFCGNNLTRQAVTENLNVLDYETYVTITDLLLENKIPDLLIAFNDILAKGFDAHHFVSGLASHFRDLLVSKTPSTLILLEVGEQAQKMYGIQAQKCSQDFLLKGIEIANDCDLKYKASQNQRLLVELCLMQLASINYDGEKKKLNNL, encoded by the coding sequence ATGGAACAATTTGTAGTATCGGCCCGTAAATATCGTCCCCAAACATTTAAAGATGTAGTGGGGCAAAAAGCGATTACCAATACCTTACTTAACGCTATTGAAAGCAATCACTTAGCTTCAGCTCTTTTATTCACTGGTCCACGTGGTGTAGGAAAAACAACTTGCGCACGTATTCTAGCTCGAAAAATAAATCAACCAGGTTATGATGATCCCAATGAAGATTTTGCATTTAATGTGTTCGAACTAGATGCTGCTTCAAACAATTCGGTAGATGATATTCGAAATTTAATCGATCAAGTACGTATTCCTCCACAAACAGGGCAATATAAAGTATATATCATTGACGAGGTACATATGTTATCTTCAGCGGCTTTTAATGCATTTTTAAAAACTTTAGAAGAACCGCCAAAACACGCCATTTTTATATTGGCAACCACTGAAAAACATAAAATTATTCCAACGATATTATCTCGTTGTCAAATATTTGATTTCAAAAGAATTACCGTAAAAGACGCTAAAGAACATCTAGCAGAAGTAGCTACTAGTCAAGGTGTTTTTTTTGAAGATGACGCTTTGCATATCATTGCCCAAAAAGCAGATGGCGCTATGCGAGATGCTTTATCAATTTTCGATAGAGTGGTTTCTTTTTGCGGAAACAACTTAACTCGTCAGGCCGTAACCGAAAATTTAAATGTTTTAGACTACGAAACCTACGTTACAATTACCGATTTACTTCTGGAAAATAAAATACCTGACTTATTAATCGCTTTCAATGATATCCTCGCCAAAGGTTTTGACGCACACCATTTTGTTTCTGGACTAGCTAGTCATTTTAGAGATTTATTAGTAAGCAAAACTCCTTCAACCCTTATTTTACTTGAAGTTGGCGAGCAAGCTCAAAAAATGTACGGTATTCAAGCCCAAAAATGTAGTCAAGATTTTTTATTAAAAGGCATCGAAATCGCCAACGATTGTGATTTAAAATACAAAGCAAGTCAAAATCAACGACTACTTGTTGAACTTTGCCTAATGCAACTAGCCTCTATCAATTATGATGGAGAAAAAAAAAAGTTGAACAATTTATAA
- a CDS encoding acyl carrier protein produces the protein MDREEALEQLKNIVKPYVQDQEALDSLSEETDFINDLKINSANLVDVILDIEEKFDIIIDNESMKQMVNVKEAIGIIETELLKQ, from the coding sequence ATGGATAGAGAAGAAGCATTAGAACAGTTGAAAAATATAGTGAAGCCTTATGTTCAAGATCAGGAAGCTTTAGATTCTCTTTCTGAAGAAACAGATTTTATAAATGATTTAAAAATAAATTCGGCTAATCTTGTTGATGTGATATTAGATATTGAAGAAAAGTTTGACATCATAATTGATAACGAGTCAATGAAACAAATGGTCAATGTAAAAGAGGCAATTGGTATTATTGAAACTGAATTACTGAAACAATGA
- a CDS encoding methyltransferase domain-containing protein, whose amino-acid sequence MINKSKMFIKTKYRTDDPEIIDDFDLGGDVLKESLDKIAQINQLLGGNKLTLKGVEKLLKKVPSLNLITIVDVGCGNGDMLRKLADFGVRNNLNFELVGIDANKYTVNYANVLSKNYSNIKYRCEDVFSESFSELKYDIVLFTLTLHHFENKEIVEILNLFNTNSKFGLVINDLHRSIIAYRLFQVICFVFRLNEMSRKDGLTSILRGFKKRELLEFSENLKFKKYSIKWKWAFRYQWIIEK is encoded by the coding sequence ATGATTAATAAAAGCAAGATGTTTATAAAAACAAAATATAGAACCGATGATCCTGAAATAATAGATGATTTTGATTTGGGAGGAGATGTTTTGAAAGAATCATTGGATAAAATTGCACAAATTAATCAGTTATTGGGAGGTAATAAGTTGACTTTAAAAGGAGTTGAAAAATTATTAAAAAAAGTTCCTAGTTTGAATTTGATTACGATTGTGGATGTTGGTTGTGGTAATGGAGATATGTTGCGGAAATTAGCTGATTTCGGTGTTCGAAATAACTTGAATTTTGAACTTGTTGGAATTGATGCTAATAAGTATACTGTGAATTACGCGAACGTTTTGTCTAAAAATTATTCAAATATAAAGTATAGATGTGAAGATGTTTTTAGTGAATCTTTTAGTGAGTTAAAATACGATATAGTATTGTTTACCTTAACATTACATCATTTTGAAAATAAAGAAATTGTTGAAATTTTAAATTTATTTAATACTAATTCTAAGTTTGGATTAGTTATCAATGATTTACATCGAAGTATTATAGCTTATCGATTGTTTCAAGTGATTTGTTTTGTGTTTCGTCTGAATGAAATGTCTCGAAAAGACGGCTTGACTTCTATTTTAAGAGGATTTAAAAAACGAGAATTGCTTGAGTTTTCAGAAAATTTGAAATTTAAAAAATATAGCATTAAGTGGAAATGGGCTTTCCGATATCAATGGATAATTGAGAAATAA
- a CDS encoding DUF2911 domain-containing protein, producing MKILKITLLIFCTFFAISFVNAQEKPKSPPETATGKINGTTIQINYGSPSVRERKIWGELVPFDQVWRAGANEATTFETDKDLTIEGAKLPAGKYSFFIIPNKTESTIIFNKEAKQWGAYKYNEKEDQLRVKVKPQTTSSKVEKLVYAINANDVTLSWDNWNIGFKVK from the coding sequence ATGAAAATTTTAAAAATCACATTACTAATATTTTGCACTTTTTTTGCAATATCATTTGTAAATGCACAGGAAAAACCAAAAAGCCCGCCAGAAACAGCAACTGGAAAAATCAATGGTACTACAATTCAAATAAATTACGGAAGTCCTTCAGTTAGAGAAAGAAAAATATGGGGAGAATTAGTTCCTTTTGACCAAGTTTGGAGAGCTGGAGCGAATGAGGCAACAACTTTTGAAACTGACAAAGACCTTACAATTGAAGGCGCTAAATTACCAGCAGGTAAATATTCTTTTTTTATAATTCCTAATAAAACAGAAAGTACCATTATTTTTAATAAAGAAGCCAAGCAATGGGGGGCTTATAAATATAATGAAAAAGAAGATCAGCTTCGTGTGAAAGTAAAACCACAAACAACAAGTTCAAAGGTTGAAAAATTAGTTTATGCCATAAATGCAAATGATGTAACTTTAAGTTGGGACAATTGGAATATTGGTTTTAAAGTAAAATAA
- a CDS encoding 4'-phosphopantetheinyl transferase superfamily protein, which produces MIGNDIVDLRLARKESNWKRKGFLEKIFSFEEQILIHNDSNPELMVWNLWSRKEAAYKIYNRCTGIKGYFPWLLQCYYDDGNSGKVVIDDFVFYTQTQITDAYVYSVAATDIAVFTKIKSLVTTENIKKTNGIPNILDNSTNTIQPVSITHHGRFQKIISL; this is translated from the coding sequence ATGATTGGGAATGATATAGTTGATCTTAGGTTAGCTAGAAAAGAAAGTAATTGGAAAAGGAAAGGTTTTTTGGAAAAAATTTTTTCTTTTGAAGAACAAATATTGATTCATAATGATTCTAATCCTGAACTGATGGTTTGGAATCTATGGAGTAGAAAAGAAGCGGCTTATAAAATTTATAATCGATGTACAGGAATTAAAGGTTATTTTCCATGGTTATTACAATGTTATTATGATGATGGAAATTCCGGAAAAGTTGTTATAGATGATTTTGTTTTCTATACTCAAACACAAATCACGGATGCTTACGTTTATTCTGTAGCTGCTACTGATATAGCAGTTTTTACTAAAATAAAATCTTTAGTAACAACTGAAAATATAAAAAAGACCAATGGAATACCTAATATTTTAGATAACAGTACAAATACAATTCAACCTGTTTCTATAACCCATCATGGACGTTTTCAAAAGATAATTTCCTTGTAA
- a CDS encoding beta-ketoacyl synthase translates to MKNRVVVTGLGVVAPNGVGLDVFQHAVKNGISGIRYFEELERLKFSCQIAGMPNVSTELALQYFTELELKNFNSSGILYGVIAGIDAWKDAGLSIEHFDEPDWDSGTVFGSGTSGIDKFRESIYKIDDFKVRNLGSSSVIQTMNSGVSAYLGGKLGLGNLVSSNSSACTTGAESIIMGYDRIRSGQAKRILAGSTSDSGPYIWGGFDAMRVCTYKHNDFPEIASRPMSASASGFVPASGAGALVLEDLETALARGARIYAEVLGGALNSGGQRGLGTLTAPNPIAVQRCIQNAMKNSGISSEEVDAINGHLTATAKDGLEISNWSAALNRKGIDFPYINSLKSTVGHCLSAAGSIESVATVLQLHEGYVFPNRNCEDLHSEIESIVDSSRIPTQLIETEINIILKASFGFGDVNGCVVFKKYIS, encoded by the coding sequence ATGAAAAATCGAGTTGTTGTAACGGGTTTAGGTGTTGTTGCTCCAAATGGGGTAGGGCTTGATGTGTTTCAACATGCGGTAAAAAATGGAATTTCAGGTATTAGGTATTTTGAAGAATTGGAAAGATTAAAATTTTCATGTCAAATAGCTGGAATGCCAAATGTTTCTACAGAATTAGCGTTACAGTATTTTACTGAATTAGAACTTAAAAATTTTAATTCTTCTGGTATTTTATATGGTGTTATAGCAGGAATTGATGCTTGGAAAGATGCTGGACTATCAATAGAGCATTTCGATGAGCCAGATTGGGATAGCGGGACTGTTTTCGGATCTGGAACCTCTGGAATTGATAAATTTAGGGAAAGTATTTATAAAATTGATGATTTTAAAGTTAGGAATTTAGGCAGCTCTTCAGTAATTCAAACAATGAATAGTGGAGTGAGTGCTTATTTAGGAGGTAAATTAGGATTAGGGAATTTGGTATCTTCAAATTCTTCTGCCTGTACTACTGGTGCCGAAAGCATTATTATGGGGTATGATCGTATTCGATCAGGGCAAGCTAAACGTATTTTAGCTGGAAGTACAAGTGATTCCGGACCATATATTTGGGGAGGATTTGATGCGATGCGGGTATGTACCTACAAGCACAATGATTTTCCAGAGATAGCTTCTAGGCCTATGTCAGCTAGTGCCTCGGGATTTGTCCCGGCTAGTGGTGCTGGAGCTTTAGTTTTGGAAGATTTGGAAACGGCATTAGCACGTGGAGCAAGAATATATGCTGAAGTGTTAGGAGGTGCTTTGAACTCTGGAGGACAAAGAGGTTTAGGGACATTAACGGCTCCAAATCCTATAGCAGTCCAAAGATGCATTCAAAATGCGATGAAAAATTCAGGTATTTCGAGTGAAGAAGTTGATGCTATTAATGGTCATCTTACTGCAACTGCTAAGGATGGTTTGGAAATTTCAAATTGGAGTGCGGCATTAAATCGAAAAGGAATTGATTTTCCATATATTAATTCCTTGAAATCGACTGTCGGACATTGCTTGTCGGCTGCTGGAAGTATTGAGAGTGTTGCTACTGTTTTACAATTGCATGAGGGATATGTTTTTCCAAATCGGAATTGTGAAGATTTGCATTCCGAAATTGAGTCAATAGTAGATTCTTCTAGAATTCCAACTCAATTGATTGAAACAGAAATAAATATTATTTTAAAAGCTAGTTTTGGATTTGGAGATGTAAATGGATGTGTTGTTTTTAAAAAATATATATCTTAG